One genomic region from Terriglobus aquaticus encodes:
- a CDS encoding acyltransferase family protein, producing MRSQPPSHDLPVHQPLRKQVVGIDALRLLAALLVMGSHLIVSSWLRSRNGGVMPTTAFMPLRPVFCYGWIGVEIFFVISGFVIAYSAQSVSAAKFAKYRFFRLWPMCVLCALVAAGAALWMHALTLPAVFRDVLETIVFTPGSHVTEYIDDPFWTLPVEVAFYLLVFLLIASRRLRWLPRAMTVVGTVSFVYWSFVTADPFWSGRIWTIVHKSLQHLSFYPSLLILHGCFFATGVLVWDAMLRPGYRAGWKHALALTISVAGCLMEIWYHATIAQPYLEMWFPQWGAEAIWIGTVGMIWASVRYNGALQHRLGKRGVSALRAMGLVTYPLYLLHNRLGYSITMKLHPALGWYGAFACAVLTIFALATLLALWIDPKIQSVLKRRFS from the coding sequence ATGAGGTCGCAACCTCCCTCCCACGATCTGCCGGTACACCAACCCTTGCGCAAGCAGGTGGTGGGCATCGACGCGCTCCGCCTCCTAGCGGCCTTGCTGGTGATGGGATCACACCTGATCGTGTCTTCGTGGCTGCGCAGCCGCAATGGCGGTGTGATGCCGACCACGGCATTCATGCCACTGCGTCCCGTGTTCTGCTACGGGTGGATCGGCGTTGAGATCTTCTTTGTGATCTCGGGCTTCGTGATTGCGTACTCGGCGCAGAGTGTCTCAGCGGCGAAGTTTGCGAAGTATCGCTTCTTTCGGTTGTGGCCCATGTGCGTTCTGTGTGCCCTGGTCGCCGCTGGCGCGGCACTGTGGATGCATGCGTTGACCTTGCCGGCAGTGTTCCGCGACGTGCTGGAAACGATCGTGTTTACGCCGGGCAGCCACGTGACCGAGTACATCGACGATCCGTTCTGGACCCTGCCGGTTGAGGTCGCGTTCTATCTGCTTGTGTTCCTCCTGATCGCAAGCAGGCGGTTGCGCTGGCTACCTCGCGCGATGACGGTGGTTGGCACCGTTAGCTTTGTGTACTGGTCGTTTGTCACGGCAGATCCCTTCTGGTCGGGACGCATTTGGACGATCGTTCACAAGTCGCTGCAGCATCTCTCGTTTTACCCAAGCCTGCTGATTCTGCATGGATGCTTCTTCGCAACAGGCGTGCTGGTGTGGGATGCCATGCTGCGGCCGGGGTACCGGGCCGGCTGGAAGCACGCCCTCGCGCTGACGATCAGCGTTGCCGGTTGCCTGATGGAAATCTGGTATCACGCAACGATCGCTCAGCCCTACCTGGAGATGTGGTTTCCGCAGTGGGGCGCCGAAGCTATCTGGATTGGCACCGTGGGAATGATCTGGGCTTCCGTGCGATACAACGGGGCCCTGCAGCATCGACTCGGCAAGCGCGGTGTAAGCGCGTTGCGTGCCATGGGCCTGGTCACCTACCCGCTATACCTGCTGCACAATCGTCTCGGCTACTCCATCACCATGAAGCTGCATCCAGCGTTGGGATGGTACGGCGCTTTCGCGTGCGCGGTGCTCACGATCTTTGCCCTGGCCACGCTGCTTGCGCTGTGGATCGATCCGAAGATCCAGAGTGTGTTGAAGCGACGCTTCAGCTGA
- the purD gene encoding phosphoribosylamine--glycine ligase: MRVLVIGGGGREHALCWSLRKSARVSELFCAPGNAGIAEIATCLTVEQTSLLDMLRVVHEVAPELVVVGPEIPLGVGIVDALNAEGVRVFGPTQAAARLEGSKSFAKQFMQRHRIATARYTVCQSLLEVRDALPDFTAPIVVKADGLAAGKGVVIAADHAEAEAAAVDLLTLGGTLVLEEFLEGEELSFFALCDGTTAVPIAAAQDHKRLLEGDQGPNTGGMGAYSTDDLLPNALRDDLLREVAQRAVDGMRAEGTPFRGILFCGMMLTERGPMVLEFNTRWGDPETEAILLRMETDVLDLIDASIDGTADRLHIRMRPGASACVIAASAGYPASPRKGDLIHGLDLALPDDAVIFHAGTTATPEGVVTAGGRVLAVTAAAASLRDALSGAYGVINQIHFKGMQFRRDIGHRALSNG, encoded by the coding sequence CGGTCGTGAACACGCGTTGTGCTGGTCGTTGCGCAAGTCGGCGCGGGTGTCTGAACTGTTTTGCGCTCCGGGCAATGCGGGTATCGCGGAGATCGCCACCTGCCTTACCGTGGAGCAGACCAGCCTGCTCGACATGTTGCGCGTGGTGCACGAGGTGGCTCCGGAACTGGTCGTTGTAGGCCCGGAAATCCCGCTCGGTGTCGGCATTGTGGACGCGCTGAACGCGGAAGGCGTGCGTGTCTTCGGACCCACGCAGGCCGCCGCCCGTCTGGAAGGCTCGAAAAGCTTTGCGAAGCAGTTTATGCAGCGTCACCGCATCGCGACCGCGCGATACACCGTGTGTCAATCGCTCCTTGAGGTTCGCGATGCGCTGCCGGACTTCACCGCGCCCATCGTCGTGAAGGCCGACGGCCTGGCCGCGGGCAAAGGCGTCGTGATCGCTGCGGACCATGCCGAAGCCGAAGCCGCCGCGGTCGATCTACTCACTCTGGGCGGAACGCTGGTGCTGGAAGAGTTCCTCGAAGGCGAGGAGCTATCGTTCTTTGCTCTGTGCGACGGAACCACCGCCGTTCCGATTGCCGCCGCGCAGGACCACAAGCGATTGCTGGAAGGCGATCAGGGGCCAAACACCGGCGGCATGGGCGCGTACTCCACGGACGATCTGCTGCCGAACGCCCTCAGGGACGACCTGCTGCGCGAGGTAGCGCAGCGCGCCGTGGACGGCATGCGCGCGGAGGGCACGCCGTTTCGCGGAATCCTCTTTTGCGGCATGATGCTGACCGAGCGCGGACCGATGGTGCTCGAGTTCAACACGCGCTGGGGCGACCCAGAGACGGAAGCCATTCTGCTGCGCATGGAAACCGACGTGCTCGATCTGATCGACGCGTCGATTGACGGCACTGCCGACCGGCTGCACATTCGCATGCGCCCGGGTGCCAGCGCGTGCGTCATCGCGGCCAGCGCAGGGTATCCCGCCAGCCCGCGCAAGGGCGACCTGATCCACGGGCTCGATCTCGCCCTGCCGGACGATGCTGTCATTTTTCATGCAGGTACCACGGCGACTCCCGAGGGCGTGGTGACCGCTGGTGGCCGCGTGCTGGCCGTCACCGCTGCCGCTGCGTCTCTGCGGGATGCGCTATCCGGCGCCTACGGGGTGATCAACCAGATTCATTTCAAAGGTATGCAGTTTCGGCGTGACATCGGGCATCGCGCCCTGTCCAACGGATAG
- a CDS encoding PIG-L deacetylase family protein, which translates to MIVPITLEPEWQAALSAVPSWQPPLVPTVVVAPHPDDETLAAGGLIAHLRERETDVRVIAATDGEHAYEGETGLGPIREVEQQQALERLGVEANSIHRLRLCDSGLSALETELALAMEPLLRDARHIVAPWPHDFHPDHEVTGRVALALANRLGIPLTWYFFWTWHRGRPDLLHGLPLRKLLLSAAEQQAKREALAFHVSQLQHSSGEPILPENLLEPAWRSFEVFLPA; encoded by the coding sequence GTGATCGTTCCAATCACCTTAGAGCCCGAGTGGCAGGCAGCCCTTTCTGCAGTGCCCTCCTGGCAGCCGCCGCTTGTGCCCACTGTGGTCGTCGCGCCCCACCCGGACGACGAAACTCTGGCCGCCGGGGGCCTGATCGCCCACCTGCGCGAGCGGGAAACAGACGTCCGCGTCATTGCCGCGACGGACGGCGAACACGCGTATGAGGGCGAGACCGGGCTTGGCCCCATCAGGGAAGTGGAGCAGCAGCAGGCGCTTGAGCGGCTCGGTGTCGAGGCGAACTCGATCCACCGTCTCCGCCTCTGCGATAGCGGCTTGTCTGCCCTTGAGACGGAGTTGGCACTAGCGATGGAGCCACTCCTCCGGGATGCCCGCCACATCGTGGCGCCATGGCCGCATGACTTCCACCCGGACCACGAAGTCACAGGCCGTGTTGCCCTGGCCTTGGCGAACCGGCTTGGCATCCCGCTCACTTGGTACTTCTTTTGGACGTGGCACCGCGGCCGGCCCGATCTACTGCACGGACTTCCGCTGCGAAAGCTCCTGCTGAGCGCTGCGGAACAGCAGGCCAAGCGCGAAGCACTCGCTTTCCATGTCTCGCAACTGCAACACAGCAGCGGAGAGCCCATCTTGCCTGAGAACCTGCTGGAGCCTGCCTGGAGATCGTTTGAGGTATTTTTACCCGCATGA
- a CDS encoding nodulation S family protein, which produces MIFRKKLDPSSASFFEQKYRKTADPWNFEKSQYEQARYDAIIAALAGRRYHKAFEPGCSVGALTAKLLTVCDQVEAIDFAASAIATARQRNPDPRAHFQVMSLPERLPLLGFDLIVLSEIGYYFTAEQWSEYVDSIVSTSAPGSTLIAAHWLGVSQDHRLSGDEVHATLRAHPNLHLQHEERHPAFRLDRLERS; this is translated from the coding sequence ATGATCTTCCGCAAAAAGCTCGACCCCTCCAGCGCGAGTTTTTTTGAGCAGAAGTACAGGAAGACCGCCGATCCCTGGAACTTCGAAAAGAGCCAGTATGAGCAGGCGCGCTACGACGCCATCATCGCTGCCCTGGCAGGCAGGCGCTATCACAAGGCGTTCGAGCCCGGGTGTTCCGTGGGAGCTCTCACAGCCAAGCTGCTGACCGTCTGTGATCAGGTGGAAGCGATCGACTTTGCTGCTTCCGCGATCGCAACCGCGCGTCAGCGTAATCCCGATCCGCGAGCGCATTTCCAGGTGATGAGCTTGCCGGAACGTTTGCCGCTTCTCGGCTTCGACCTGATCGTGCTCAGCGAGATCGGATACTACTTCACGGCCGAGCAATGGAGTGAGTATGTCGACTCCATCGTCTCGACTTCGGCGCCCGGTTCCACTCTCATCGCAGCACACTGGCTTGGTGTTTCACAGGATCACCGTTTGTCCGGAGACGAGGTCCACGCCACTCTGCGAGCGCACCCCAACTTGCATCTACAGCACGAGGAGCGCCATCCGGCGTTTCGCTTAGATCGGTTGGAGCGCAGTTGA
- a CDS encoding glycosyltransferase, translating into MAVLIPARNEEQLLPRCLRSVQIARTSLPSDFTSDVVVVSDRSSDRTREIAEEILGHSGAVVCTSAGVVGMARALAARVALQRFSGLAAGCWFANTDADCEVPPTWLTDQLRLARDGADAVAGIVDVHDFSEHRAHVALRFRDTYCVNADGTHPHVHGANLGVRADAYLRAGGWAAIATAEDHDLWGRLHGSGHARVSDAALQVITSGRRVGRAPHGFADALAAHNGCAA; encoded by the coding sequence GTGGCAGTCCTGATTCCAGCGCGCAATGAGGAACAGTTACTTCCGCGCTGTCTGCGATCTGTTCAGATCGCACGCACGTCGCTGCCGTCCGATTTCACAAGCGATGTGGTCGTGGTCTCCGATCGCTCCAGCGACCGAACGCGCGAGATTGCCGAAGAGATCCTTGGACATTCGGGTGCAGTCGTCTGCACCAGCGCGGGTGTGGTTGGCATGGCGCGCGCATTGGCCGCACGCGTTGCACTGCAGCGCTTTAGCGGTCTGGCGGCAGGATGTTGGTTCGCCAACACGGACGCGGACTGCGAGGTGCCGCCTACCTGGCTAACCGATCAACTGCGCCTTGCCCGTGACGGCGCCGACGCGGTCGCAGGCATTGTCGACGTGCATGACTTCTCGGAACACCGGGCACATGTTGCGCTTCGCTTTCGTGACACGTATTGCGTCAACGCAGACGGAACTCATCCGCATGTTCACGGAGCCAACCTCGGCGTCCGGGCGGATGCCTACTTGCGGGCCGGCGGCTGGGCGGCCATTGCCACTGCCGAAGACCACGATTTGTGGGGCCGGTTGCACGGTAGCGGTCATGCGCGCGTGAGCGATGCCGCTCTGCAGGTGATCACCAGCGGGCGACGCGTAGGCCGCGCGCCGCACGGCTTCGCCGATGCCCTGGCAGCACATAACGGCTGCGCCGCGTGA
- a CDS encoding acyltransferase family protein, producing MQPVTAGEPAARSELIDAARGLAIILVVIGHTSQGMTSRGLWQGSSLDVRIYEWMYSFHMPAFFFLAGLFATGSLRKRGLPRFLRDRVSTLLWPYFLFELLNLVIFRVGAHVTHKLQPAWTAVAWTFFTAAGAWFLPTLFFALAVFAIVISLPVSVPMILLLAISLVVRKYCLAIPINFVAAGLFFLPMVILGAIVGGRVQQVVRIPRVISSVLAASIAWLIWHGTARHWEWNYFGSLLLALAGTGMLLLAARVVDGTDGGHWLAWCGQASIGIFLLAPYAQVAVRTLLLHVHLTGKTVQLLLPSLAAVLFGGWVYHHRDDLHARFLFVFPRWSLSR from the coding sequence ATGCAGCCTGTTACAGCCGGCGAGCCGGCGGCGCGCTCGGAGTTGATCGACGCGGCGCGCGGACTGGCCATCATCCTGGTCGTGATCGGCCATACCAGTCAGGGGATGACGAGCCGCGGCTTGTGGCAGGGATCCAGCCTGGATGTACGGATCTATGAGTGGATGTACAGCTTTCACATGCCGGCGTTTTTCTTCCTGGCTGGACTGTTTGCCACCGGCAGTCTGCGCAAACGCGGACTGCCTCGATTTCTGCGGGACCGTGTTTCGACCCTGCTATGGCCTTATTTCTTGTTTGAGCTGCTGAACCTGGTGATCTTCCGCGTGGGCGCACACGTCACCCACAAACTTCAGCCTGCGTGGACCGCGGTCGCCTGGACGTTTTTCACCGCGGCGGGTGCGTGGTTCTTGCCCACGCTGTTCTTCGCGCTTGCTGTGTTCGCGATCGTGATCAGTCTGCCCGTCTCTGTGCCCATGATCCTGCTATTAGCCATTTCGCTAGTAGTGCGCAAGTACTGCCTGGCAATCCCGATCAACTTCGTCGCTGCGGGGCTTTTCTTCCTGCCCATGGTCATCCTGGGCGCGATCGTTGGAGGAAGAGTGCAGCAGGTCGTGCGCATACCGCGGGTCATTTCTTCGGTGCTGGCGGCGAGCATCGCCTGGCTGATCTGGCACGGCACAGCCCGTCATTGGGAGTGGAACTACTTCGGCTCGCTGCTGCTGGCGCTGGCGGGTACAGGCATGCTGCTGCTCGCCGCCCGCGTCGTCGACGGAACCGATGGCGGACACTGGCTCGCCTGGTGTGGCCAGGCCTCCATTGGCATTTTTCTGCTGGCGCCGTACGCCCAGGTAGCGGTGCGCACCCTGCTGTTGCACGTGCACCTGACAGGCAAGACGGTGCAGTTGCTGCTTCCTTCGCTGGCCGCAGTGCTGTTTGGAGGTTGGGTCTATCACCACCGCGACGATCTGCATGCACGCTTTCTATTCGTCTTCCCAAGGTGGTCCCTGAGCCGATGA
- a CDS encoding acyl-CoA dehydrogenase family protein, whose protein sequence is MCDRSLPHLGGGETPQRHAVLFDIGEEDLSLAKIAEAHFDAQAILDEARLSPEDGAIYAVWASEVPGQGLELLRGIGSADCITGGKPFCSGATLVDRALVTVAHPEPLLVEVDLRRARGTVDWDLSQWSTEAFRLTCTGAVRFQQTSVERVVGAAGFYLDRPGFWHGACGPAACWAGGAAGLLHFARQSKRNDAHTVAHRAAMEANVWTMRTLLTQAGVEIDQAPGDRGAAHVRALRLRHMVEQLADDTLQRFSRAYGPHPLAMDPAMSRRCAELNLFLRQCHGERDLEALGRAEAELQAARA, encoded by the coding sequence GTGTGCGATCGTAGCCTGCCGCACCTCGGCGGTGGCGAAACGCCGCAGCGTCACGCGGTTCTCTTTGACATCGGCGAAGAGGACCTGAGTCTGGCCAAGATCGCCGAGGCTCATTTCGATGCCCAGGCCATCCTCGACGAAGCCCGCTTGTCTCCGGAAGACGGAGCCATTTACGCGGTGTGGGCCAGCGAGGTGCCCGGCCAAGGCCTCGAACTGCTGCGCGGGATCGGCTCAGCGGATTGCATCACCGGTGGAAAGCCGTTCTGTAGCGGAGCCACGCTGGTCGATCGAGCGCTGGTCACCGTAGCGCATCCAGAGCCGCTGCTGGTGGAAGTGGACCTGCGTCGCGCGCGCGGAACAGTCGATTGGGATCTGTCCCAATGGAGCACCGAAGCCTTCCGCCTGACATGCACGGGAGCGGTGCGGTTTCAGCAGACTTCTGTGGAGCGTGTCGTTGGGGCTGCCGGCTTCTATCTCGATCGGCCCGGCTTCTGGCACGGTGCCTGCGGTCCCGCAGCGTGCTGGGCGGGCGGAGCAGCGGGCCTGCTTCACTTTGCGCGGCAAAGCAAGCGAAACGACGCACACACGGTCGCACATCGTGCGGCCATGGAGGCTAACGTCTGGACGATGCGCACGCTCCTGACGCAGGCCGGTGTTGAGATCGACCAAGCACCCGGCGACCGCGGAGCAGCACACGTGCGAGCTCTGCGTTTGCGCCACATGGTGGAGCAGCTTGCCGACGACACGTTGCAGCGATTCAGCCGCGCATACGGTCCACACCCGCTTGCCATGGACCCCGCGATGAGCCGGCGGTGCGCGGAGCTGAATCTGTTCCTACGGCAATGCCATGGCGAGCGCGACCTGGAAGCACTGGGCCGTGCCGAGGCGGAGTTGCAAGCCGCTCGAGCGTAG
- the treS gene encoding maltose alpha-D-glucosyltransferase, translated as MSTAEITRPIPKRRKPGSATDPLWYKDAIIYELHVKAFNDSNGDGYGDFQGIIQKLDYLQSLGVTCIWVLPFFPSPQRDDGYDISDYMSVNPNYGTIDDFQQFLDQAHARGMQVMIELVINHTSDQHPWFQAARNSPKGSPEREMYVWSDTDKLYSGVRIIFTDTEKSNWTWDPVAGQYYWHRFFSHQPDLNFDNPRVMEEVLNAMRFWMDMGVDGLRLDAIPYLVERDGTSCENVPETHVVIKQIRAAIDAEYENRMVLAEANMWPDDVRPYFGDGDECQMAFHFPLMPRIYMALRQEDRLPITEIMARTPEIPANCQWGLFLRNHDELTLEMVTDDERDYMWLAYSADPRMRINVGIRRRLAPLLDNNRRRIELLNSLLLSFPGTPILYYGDEIGMGDNIYLGDRNGVRTPMQWNSDRNAGFSRAVPAMLYSPVIMDPIWGYEAINVEAQESDTSSLLHWTRNMIALRKLFQVFGRGTQEFLKPENRKVLAYLREYEGEHVVCVANLSRFAQPVTLDLSRFAGMVPVEMLGYVPFPKIDSTPYALTLAPYGFIWLELQPARTVEEEGGTPEQIAKEVTLPANDIESVLTGAGAQLLQESFLPRYICGQRWFGAKSRQIRNVCILDSIRLDSTDAALLLLEVQYSDGGPHDQYTLPLAVRRVAGDVSYPEASVVAKLYNPDYSGVLLDGLILPEVRDYFLQAIGAGVQQQTAHGGTLQGLASSAFSRLRGDGLLESRKSSAEQSNSSMFFGDRLILKLFRRLQPGENPDAEIGRFLTEVAHYEHIAPFAGELVYTPADTDGVAGQPTTVGLLQGLVKNNGDGWYWTLDQIKDGSATYNDAARLLGRRTAEMHLALATPTNNAAFAAEATTAEALAADAERLEAQIAAALQAVRSRMTTLSEDLLTPAATLIAHRNDLHAVAAQLRTLNPQEAGMRTRIHGDYHLGQVLRTESDFVLLDFEGEPARSLEERRAKQSPLRDVAGMLRSFSYAGVAGFGVDTEREEQRRRWEQDASAAFLAGYREAYPQGSDHTGSAAVAPQLLRAFLLEKSLYELMYELNNRPDWISIPLQGILELLEQRER; from the coding sequence TTGAGCACTGCAGAGATCACACGTCCCATTCCGAAGCGTCGCAAGCCGGGTTCCGCGACGGATCCGCTCTGGTACAAGGACGCGATCATCTATGAGCTGCACGTCAAGGCGTTCAACGACTCGAACGGCGACGGCTACGGCGACTTCCAGGGCATCATCCAGAAGCTGGACTACCTGCAAAGCCTCGGTGTGACGTGCATCTGGGTGTTGCCGTTCTTTCCGTCGCCGCAGCGCGATGACGGATACGACATCAGCGATTACATGTCGGTGAACCCCAATTACGGGACCATCGACGATTTTCAGCAGTTCCTCGATCAGGCTCACGCCCGCGGTATGCAGGTGATGATCGAGCTGGTCATCAATCACACCAGCGATCAGCACCCGTGGTTCCAGGCGGCACGCAACTCGCCCAAAGGCTCGCCCGAGCGCGAGATGTATGTCTGGTCCGACACGGACAAGCTGTACTCCGGCGTTCGCATCATCTTTACGGATACCGAGAAGTCCAATTGGACCTGGGATCCGGTTGCGGGACAGTACTACTGGCATCGCTTCTTTTCGCACCAGCCCGATTTGAACTTCGACAACCCGCGCGTGATGGAAGAAGTGCTGAATGCCATGCGCTTCTGGATGGACATGGGCGTGGATGGTCTGCGCCTCGACGCGATTCCGTACCTGGTGGAGCGCGACGGTACCAGTTGCGAGAACGTGCCCGAAACGCACGTGGTTATCAAGCAGATCCGCGCGGCTATTGACGCGGAGTACGAAAATCGCATGGTGCTGGCCGAGGCAAACATGTGGCCAGACGACGTGCGTCCCTATTTCGGCGACGGCGACGAGTGCCAGATGGCGTTCCACTTTCCGTTGATGCCGCGCATCTACATGGCACTGCGGCAGGAAGATCGCCTGCCGATCACGGAAATCATGGCGCGTACGCCGGAGATCCCGGCGAACTGTCAGTGGGGCCTTTTCCTGCGGAACCATGACGAGCTGACGCTCGAGATGGTCACGGACGACGAGCGTGACTACATGTGGTTGGCCTACTCGGCCGACCCGCGCATGCGCATCAACGTCGGCATCCGCCGCCGCCTGGCTCCGCTGCTCGACAACAACCGGCGGCGCATCGAGCTGCTGAACTCGCTACTGCTGTCGTTCCCGGGCACACCGATCCTCTACTACGGTGACGAGATCGGTATGGGCGACAACATCTACCTGGGCGACCGCAACGGCGTTCGTACACCCATGCAGTGGAACAGCGATCGCAACGCCGGCTTCAGTCGCGCCGTTCCGGCCATGCTGTATTCGCCCGTGATCATGGATCCGATCTGGGGCTATGAGGCGATCAACGTCGAAGCGCAGGAGAGCGACACCAGCTCGTTGCTGCACTGGACGCGCAACATGATCGCGCTGCGCAAGCTGTTCCAGGTGTTCGGTCGTGGCACGCAGGAGTTCCTGAAGCCGGAAAATCGCAAGGTGCTCGCCTATCTTCGCGAGTACGAAGGCGAGCACGTAGTGTGCGTCGCCAACCTGTCCCGCTTTGCGCAGCCCGTCACGCTGGACCTTTCGCGCTTTGCCGGAATGGTGCCAGTCGAAATGCTGGGCTACGTCCCATTTCCCAAGATCGACTCCACGCCGTACGCTCTCACCCTGGCGCCCTATGGGTTCATCTGGCTGGAACTGCAGCCGGCCCGGACGGTCGAAGAAGAGGGCGGCACGCCCGAGCAGATTGCAAAGGAAGTAACCTTGCCCGCCAACGACATCGAAAGCGTGCTGACCGGTGCCGGCGCCCAACTGCTGCAGGAGTCATTCCTGCCGCGGTATATCTGCGGCCAGCGGTGGTTCGGAGCCAAGTCGCGCCAGATCCGCAACGTGTGCATTCTGGACTCCATTCGACTGGATTCCACCGACGCGGCGCTGCTGCTGCTGGAGGTGCAATACAGCGACGGCGGACCGCACGACCAGTACACGCTTCCGCTAGCGGTGCGCCGCGTGGCGGGAGATGTCAGCTATCCGGAAGCCTCTGTGGTCGCAAAGCTCTACAACCCGGACTACTCGGGCGTTCTTCTGGACGGCCTGATCCTGCCGGAAGTGCGCGATTACTTCCTGCAGGCGATTGGCGCCGGTGTGCAGCAGCAGACGGCGCACGGCGGCACGCTGCAGGGCCTTGCCAGTTCTGCCTTCTCGCGGCTGCGGGGCGACGGCTTGCTGGAATCGCGCAAGAGCTCGGCCGAACAGAGCAACAGCAGCATGTTCTTTGGCGACCGGCTCATTCTGAAGCTGTTCCGCCGTCTGCAGCCAGGGGAAAATCCGGACGCAGAGATCGGCCGATTCCTGACCGAAGTCGCGCACTACGAACACATCGCGCCCTTCGCCGGCGAACTGGTGTACACGCCGGCCGACACCGATGGCGTTGCCGGCCAGCCAACCACGGTCGGCCTGCTGCAGGGCCTAGTCAAGAACAACGGCGATGGCTGGTACTGGACGCTGGACCAGATCAAGGATGGCAGCGCCACCTACAACGACGCGGCACGTCTGCTGGGCCGTCGCACTGCGGAAATGCACCTGGCTTTGGCAACGCCCACAAACAACGCAGCGTTTGCCGCGGAAGCCACAACGGCAGAGGCCCTGGCAGCCGATGCGGAACGACTGGAGGCGCAGATCGCTGCGGCTCTGCAGGCCGTGCGGTCGCGCATGACGACGTTGAGCGAAGACCTGCTCACGCCCGCAGCTACGCTGATCGCACATCGGAACGATTTGCACGCCGTGGCAGCGCAGCTTCGCACGCTGAACCCGCAGGAAGCTGGCATGCGCACCCGCATTCATGGTGATTACCACCTGGGCCAGGTTTTGCGTACGGAAAGCGACTTCGTTCTGCTCGACTTCGAGGGTGAGCCAGCCCGGTCGCTCGAAGAGCGTCGGGCCAAGCAGTCGCCGTTGCGCGATGTCGCTGGAATGCTGCGCTCGTTCTCTTACGCGGGTGTGGCTGGTTTCGGCGTTGACACCGAGCGCGAGGAGCAGCGCCGCAGATGGGAGCAGGACGCCTCGGCCGCGTTCCTGGCGGGATATCGCGAAGCGTATCCGCAGGGGTCCGATCACACGGGCAGCGCGGCTGTTGCGCCGCAGTTACTGCGCGCGTTTCTGCTGGAGAAGTCGCTCTACGAACTCATGTATGAATTGAACAACCGGCCTGATTGGATCAGCATTCCCTTGCAGGGCATTCTGGAGCTGCTGGAGCAACGCGAAAGGTAG